The Eubacterium maltosivorans genome includes the window CCGTCTGTCCCAGTTTGCGATATTCCATCATTCGTCGTTTCCTGTTTATTTCTATTGGAAAAAAGACCCACGGCTCCCCTTTACAATAGAAATAAAAAGTCTTAGGCAAACTGTCAAAATTCGCCTAAGACCTGTGTTCATCTATAAGCTCGTTATTCTTGAATACTGCTCAAATAGCGTTTTACCAGCTCTTCAAGAAGTTCATCGCGTTCGATTTTCTGGATTAAGTTACGGGCGTCATTATGGCTCGTGATATAAGTCGGATCGCCAGACATAACATAACCAACGATTTGATTAACGGGATTATATCCTTTTTCGATCAGTGCCTTGTTGACTTCCTGCA containing:
- a CDS encoding IreB family regulatory phosphoprotein, with protein sequence MDSNTVFDRGTILFDVNNDKAKTIDDVMQEVNKALIEKGYNPVNQIVGYVMSGDPTYITSHNDARNLIQKIERDELLEELVKRYLSSIQE